From a single Bacillus sp. (in: firmicutes) genomic region:
- the dprA gene encoding DNA-protecting protein DprA, which yields MDKLTYQLVQLHHCSGITWRHLERLCSIGPIEDVTEINTLIKQLHLNKDTATLVRDQMSQFSTTQLIERYKQSGIHIISMNHPLYPPSLKHIYEPPPMLYVKGNLQLLQSPIKLAIVGARVHDPYGVQALKTLIPELVEKNVCIVSGLARGIDRLAHEITINYGGKTIGVIAGGLYHIYPKEHYALADKMAQEHLLISEYPPIVSPKKWHFPKRNRIISGLSRGVLVVQARERSGSLITADYALDQGRDVFAIPGPITSPLTAGTHLLIQQGAKLVHSPQDIFDEWFY from the coding sequence ATGGACAAACTAACCTATCAACTTGTTCAATTGCATCACTGTTCAGGCATTACGTGGAGGCATTTAGAACGTCTTTGTTCCATTGGACCAATAGAAGATGTAACCGAAATCAACACGCTAATTAAGCAATTGCATTTAAATAAAGACACTGCCACTCTAGTTAGAGATCAAATGTCTCAATTTTCAACTACGCAATTAATAGAACGTTATAAACAAAGTGGAATTCACATCATCTCCATGAATCATCCTCTATACCCACCATCATTAAAGCACATTTATGAACCCCCACCTATGTTGTATGTTAAAGGAAATCTACAACTTTTACAATCTCCTATCAAATTAGCGATTGTTGGAGCAAGGGTACACGATCCTTATGGAGTTCAGGCATTAAAAACATTAATACCCGAACTCGTTGAAAAAAATGTTTGCATCGTGAGTGGACTAGCACGTGGAATTGACCGACTAGCCCATGAAATCACTATCAATTACGGTGGAAAAACGATTGGCGTGATTGCAGGTGGATTGTATCATATTTACCCGAAAGAACACTATGCATTAGCTGACAAAATGGCACAAGAGCATCTCCTCATTTCGGAATATCCCCCGATTGTCTCTCCTAAAAAATGGCATTTTCCGAAAAGAAATCGTATTATCTCAGGATTGTCAAGAGGAGTCTTAGTCGTTCAAGCAAGGGAACGAAGCGGCTCTTTAATAACAGCTGATTATGCGCTTGATCAAGGACGAGATGTATTTGCTATTCCCGGACCAATCACTTCTCCACTTACAGCAGGCACCCATCTATTAATTCAACAAGGAGCAAAGCTAGTTCATTCGCCCCAGGATATTTTTGATGAATGGTTCTATTAA
- the topA gene encoding type I DNA topoisomerase produces the protein MSDYLVIVESPAKAKTIERYLGKKYKVKASMGHVRDLPKSQIGVDINNQYEPKYITIRGKGPVLKELKSAAKKAKKVFLAADPDREGEAIAWHLAHSLELDTTSNCRVVFNEITKDAIKESFKHPRPINMDLVDAQQARRVLDRLVGYKISPILWKKVKKGLSAGRVQSVAVRLIIDRENEIKNFVPEEYWTIEAHFSKEKEVFQGYYYGKNGEKIDLKSEADVKSVLSSLEGNEFLITNVVKKTRKRNPAPPFTTSSLQQEAARKLNFRAKKTMMLAQQLYEGIDIGKEGTVGLITYMRTDSTRVSEVAQKEASEYIAEQFGSTYVKQTQAKEKKSANAQDAHEAIRPTSTLRDPNSIKEFLSRDQYRLYKLIWERFVASQMAPAELDTMSVDLENNGHVFRANGSKVKFPGFMKVYVEGTDDQKEENEKMLPDLTKGDKVLSEEIKPKQHFTQPPPRYTEARLVKTLEELGIGRPSTYAPTLDTIQKRGYVTLENKRFVPTELGEIVLDLIKEFFPEIIDVEFTAKMERSLDEIEEGKVQWVKIIDDFYKEFQVHLKKAEEEMKEVEIKDEQVGEDCEVCGSPLVYKMGRYGKFMACSNFPDCRFTKPIVKDIGVKCPKCKEGNIIERKSKKRRTFYGCDRFPKCDFVSWDKPLERSCPKCGQMLVEKKLKKGVQVQCIQCDYKEEPQS, from the coding sequence ATGTCAGATTACTTGGTGATTGTCGAATCGCCCGCTAAGGCGAAAACTATTGAACGATATCTTGGAAAAAAATATAAAGTAAAGGCATCTATGGGACATGTTCGCGATTTACCGAAAAGTCAAATAGGTGTCGATATAAATAATCAATACGAACCTAAGTATATTACGATTCGTGGCAAAGGTCCTGTATTAAAAGAATTAAAATCAGCAGCAAAAAAGGCGAAAAAAGTGTTTCTGGCAGCTGACCCAGACCGGGAAGGAGAAGCAATTGCTTGGCATTTAGCTCACAGTTTAGAATTAGATACGACTTCCAATTGTCGAGTTGTATTTAACGAAATTACGAAAGACGCTATAAAAGAATCTTTTAAACACCCACGTCCGATTAATATGGACTTAGTAGATGCTCAACAAGCCCGTCGTGTATTGGATCGGCTTGTAGGTTATAAAATTAGCCCTATCCTTTGGAAAAAGGTAAAAAAAGGGTTAAGCGCTGGCCGTGTACAATCCGTTGCCGTTCGCTTAATCATTGACCGAGAAAACGAAATTAAAAACTTTGTACCCGAAGAGTACTGGACGATAGAAGCTCATTTTTCTAAAGAGAAAGAAGTGTTCCAAGGTTACTATTATGGAAAAAACGGCGAAAAAATAGATTTAAAATCTGAAGCGGATGTAAAAAGTGTACTATCATCCCTTGAAGGAAATGAGTTTCTAATTACAAACGTGGTGAAGAAAACCCGTAAACGAAACCCAGCGCCACCTTTTACGACTTCCTCTTTGCAACAAGAAGCAGCTCGAAAATTAAATTTTCGTGCCAAAAAAACGATGATGTTAGCTCAGCAACTATATGAAGGAATTGACATCGGTAAAGAAGGAACAGTCGGTCTCATTACGTATATGCGTACAGATTCAACACGGGTATCGGAAGTAGCGCAAAAAGAAGCGTCGGAATATATTGCCGAGCAGTTTGGTTCTACTTATGTAAAACAAACTCAAGCGAAAGAGAAAAAGTCGGCTAATGCTCAAGATGCTCACGAAGCGATTCGTCCAACAAGTACGCTTCGCGATCCTAATTCTATTAAGGAGTTTCTAAGCCGTGATCAATATCGTTTGTATAAGCTCATTTGGGAACGTTTCGTAGCAAGTCAAATGGCACCAGCCGAACTTGATACGATGAGCGTTGATTTAGAAAATAACGGACATGTATTTCGAGCGAACGGTTCTAAAGTAAAGTTTCCAGGATTTATGAAAGTATATGTAGAAGGAACCGATGATCAAAAAGAAGAGAATGAAAAAATGTTGCCAGATTTAACGAAAGGTGATAAAGTTCTATCGGAAGAGATAAAGCCGAAGCAACATTTTACACAACCGCCTCCTAGATACACTGAGGCGAGATTAGTAAAAACATTAGAAGAACTTGGAATCGGTCGACCTTCCACTTATGCTCCAACTTTGGATACGATTCAAAAGCGCGGTTATGTCACATTAGAAAATAAACGGTTTGTCCCAACTGAACTGGGAGAAATTGTTCTTGATTTAATAAAAGAATTTTTCCCAGAAATCATTGACGTAGAATTTACGGCAAAGATGGAAAGAAGTTTGGATGAAATTGAAGAAGGAAAAGTCCAATGGGTTAAAATTATCGATGATTTCTACAAAGAGTTTCAAGTTCATCTAAAAAAAGCTGAAGAAGAAATGAAAGAAGTAGAAATAAAAGATGAACAAGTCGGTGAAGATTGTGAAGTATGTGGCAGCCCGCTTGTTTATAAAATGGGTCGCTATGGAAAATTCATGGCGTGTAGCAATTTTCCTGATTGCCGATTTACAAAGCCGATTGTAAAAGATATTGGGGTTAAATGTCCGAAATGTAAAGAAGGAAACATTATCGAACGAAAAAGTAAGAAAAGAAGAACGTTTTATGGTTGTGACCGTTTTCCAAAATGCGATTTCGTTTCATGGGACAAACCACTTGAACGAAGTTGTCCAAAATGCGGTCAAATGCTAGTAGAGAAGAAGCTGAAAAAAGGGGTCCAAGTTCAGTGTATTCAATGTGATTACAAAGAAGAACCCCAAAGCTAA
- the trmFO gene encoding FADH(2)-oxidizing methylenetetrahydrofolate--tRNA-(uracil(54)-C(5))-methyltransferase TrmFO, whose amino-acid sequence MSKEVVVNVVGAGLAGSEAAWQIAKRGIRVHLYEMRPVKQTPAHHTDKFAELVCSNSLRANSLTNAVGVLKEEMRHLDSVIILSADDCSVPAGGALAVDRHEFAGKVTERVKNHPNVTVFHEEVTDIPEGITVIATGPLTSEVLSKKLRDLTGEDYLYFYDAAAPIIEKDSIDMEKVYLKSRYDKGEAAYLNCPMTEEEFNRFYDALISAETVPLKEFEKEIYFEGCMPIEVMAQRGKKTLLFGPMKPVGLEDPRTGKRPYAVVQLRQDDAAGTLYNIVGFQTHLKWGPQKEVIRLIPGLENAEIVRYGVMHRNTFINSPKVLKPTYQFHKRDTLFFAGQMTGVEGYVESAASGLIAGINAARLAQGLDPVVFPKETAMGSMARYITEANPENFQPMNANFGLFPPLPEKIKGKKERNEKYAQRALETIQNFVKIL is encoded by the coding sequence ATGTCAAAGGAAGTTGTAGTTAACGTTGTTGGAGCTGGGTTAGCAGGAAGTGAAGCTGCTTGGCAAATTGCCAAGCGAGGAATTCGTGTTCATCTATATGAAATGCGTCCAGTGAAACAAACACCAGCACATCATACAGATAAATTTGCCGAGTTAGTTTGTAGTAATTCATTGCGTGCCAATTCATTAACCAATGCTGTAGGGGTTTTGAAAGAAGAAATGCGTCACCTTGACTCGGTCATCATCCTTTCAGCTGACGATTGTAGCGTTCCAGCCGGTGGAGCGTTAGCTGTTGATCGTCACGAATTTGCCGGTAAAGTAACCGAACGGGTGAAAAATCATCCGAATGTAACCGTATTTCATGAAGAAGTGACGGATATCCCAGAAGGAATTACGGTAATAGCAACAGGACCTTTAACAAGTGAAGTGTTATCAAAAAAGCTTCGTGACTTAACAGGAGAAGATTATTTATACTTTTATGACGCAGCTGCTCCTATTATTGAGAAAGATAGCATAGATATGGAGAAAGTGTATTTAAAATCTCGTTATGACAAAGGAGAAGCAGCATATTTAAACTGCCCTATGACCGAAGAAGAATTCAATCGCTTTTATGATGCATTAATTTCAGCGGAAACCGTTCCGTTAAAAGAGTTTGAAAAAGAAATTTATTTTGAAGGTTGTATGCCGATTGAAGTAATGGCTCAACGTGGGAAAAAGACATTGCTGTTTGGACCGATGAAACCGGTTGGATTAGAAGACCCACGAACGGGGAAAAGACCATATGCTGTCGTTCAACTACGTCAAGATGATGCAGCTGGTACACTGTATAATATAGTAGGTTTCCAAACTCATCTAAAATGGGGACCTCAAAAAGAGGTAATTCGCCTCATTCCAGGTCTAGAAAATGCTGAAATTGTTCGTTATGGAGTCATGCATCGTAACACATTTATTAATTCACCGAAAGTATTAAAGCCAACGTACCAATTTCATAAGCGTGATACATTGTTCTTTGCTGGGCAAATGACCGGAGTAGAAGGTTATGTTGAATCAGCGGCAAGTGGGTTAATTGCAGGTATTAACGCTGCTCGCCTTGCTCAAGGCTTAGATCCCGTTGTCTTTCCGAAAGAAACAGCTATGGGTAGTATGGCGCGATATATTACAGAAGCCAATCCGGAAAACTTTCAACCAATGAATGCAAACTTCGGTTTATTCCCGCCACTACCTGAAAAAATAAAAGGGAAAAAAGAACGTAACGAAAAATATGCTCAACGCGCATTAGAAACAATTCAGAACTTTGTGAAAATATTGTAA
- the xerC gene encoding tyrosine recombinase XerC, with translation MNENLNVLLQSFITYLQIEKNYSQYTIEHYRKDIESFFEFMAEEALTIEQVEYFNARLYLTKLYEREYARASVSRKISSLRSFFHFLVREKKVSENPFAFVSQPRAEKRLPKFFYEEELEKLFDSCDTSTPLGKRNLALLELLYATGIRVSECAQIQLRDIDFYLATLLVRGKGSKERYVPFGSFAHEALQSYIQDAREALLNGKEHSFLFVNFRGDPLTPRGIRHILNDLMTKASLNSKIHPHMLRHTFATHLLNNGADLRTVQELLGHVNLSSTQVYTHVTKEHLRRAYMNHHPRA, from the coding sequence GTGAATGAAAATTTGAATGTTTTGTTACAGTCGTTCATTACATATTTACAAATAGAAAAGAATTATTCACAATATACGATTGAGCATTATCGCAAGGATATTGAATCGTTCTTTGAATTTATGGCTGAAGAAGCGTTAACCATTGAGCAAGTCGAATATTTCAATGCAAGGCTTTATTTAACGAAATTATATGAACGGGAGTATGCTCGAGCTTCTGTATCGCGTAAAATATCAAGTTTACGAAGTTTTTTTCATTTTTTAGTAAGAGAGAAAAAAGTGTCAGAAAATCCATTTGCCTTTGTCTCACAACCTCGAGCGGAGAAGCGATTACCGAAGTTTTTTTATGAGGAAGAATTAGAAAAGCTTTTTGATTCATGTGATACTTCCACTCCCCTTGGGAAGCGAAATTTGGCTCTCCTTGAATTATTATACGCAACCGGTATTCGTGTAAGTGAGTGTGCGCAAATCCAGCTTCGAGATATTGATTTTTACTTAGCAACGTTACTTGTTCGAGGAAAAGGAAGTAAAGAGCGGTATGTTCCGTTCGGGTCATTCGCTCACGAAGCATTGCAAAGTTACATACAAGATGCAAGAGAAGCTCTTTTAAACGGAAAAGAACACTCGTTTTTGTTCGTTAATTTTCGAGGAGATCCTTTAACACCAAGAGGGATTCGTCATATTTTAAATGACTTAATGACGAAAGCTTCACTGAACAGTAAAATACATCCACATATGTTACGACATACGTTTGCTACACATTTGTTAAACAATGGAGCAGACTTACGAACCGTTCAAGAATTGTTAGGACATGTGAACTTATCATCCACGCAAGTGTATACACATGTCACAAAAGAGCATTTACGCCGTGCTTACATGAATCATCATCCACGGGCATAA
- the hslV gene encoding ATP-dependent protease subunit HslV: MEGFHATTIFAIQHNGKCAMAGDGQVTFGNAVVMKHTARKVRKLFNGKVLAGFAGSVADAFTLFEMFEGKLEEFNGNLSRAAVELAKQWRSDKVLRRLEAMLIVMDESKLLLVSGTGEVIEPDDGILAIGSGGNYALSAGRALKQYAGDHLSAKEIAAAALKIAADICVYTNHEIVVEEL; the protein is encoded by the coding sequence TTGGAAGGGTTTCACGCAACAACAATATTTGCGATTCAACATAATGGAAAATGTGCGATGGCTGGAGATGGTCAAGTGACGTTTGGTAATGCTGTTGTGATGAAACATACAGCTAGAAAAGTTCGTAAATTATTTAATGGAAAAGTGTTAGCTGGATTCGCTGGTTCGGTTGCTGATGCGTTTACGTTATTTGAAATGTTTGAAGGGAAATTAGAAGAATTTAACGGCAATTTATCTCGTGCTGCCGTGGAATTAGCAAAACAATGGCGTAGCGACAAAGTATTAAGAAGGTTAGAGGCGATGCTTATCGTGATGGACGAAAGCAAGCTGTTGCTTGTATCCGGTACGGGCGAAGTGATTGAACCCGATGATGGCATACTAGCAATCGGATCAGGTGGAAATTACGCCTTATCAGCAGGGCGTGCTTTAAAGCAGTATGCTGGTGATCATTTGTCTGCGAAAGAGATTGCTGCTGCTGCCTTAAAGATTGCTGCAGACATTTGTGTGTACACAAACCATGAAATTGTTGTAGAAGAGCTGTAA
- the hslU gene encoding HslU--HslV peptidase ATPase subunit yields MKKNELTPRQIVERLDQYIIGQKEAKRAVAVALRNRYRRSKLDEKLRDEVIPKNILMIGPTGVGKTEIARRIAKLVGAPFVKVEATKFTEVGYVGRDVESMVRDLVETAVRIVKEEKMNEVRDRAEENANRRLIELLVPSPKKSGGYKNPFEMIFGGTSSTTTPETDEKEDTNIYERRRQVAEKLGRGELEEEIVTVEVDEQAPSMFDLLQGSGMEQMGINMQDALSSLMPKRKKKRKLKVKEARKVLTNDEAQKLIDMDEVTQEAIYRAEQTGIIFIDEIDKIASRTSSQSSADVSREGVQRDILPIVEGSTVVTKYGSVKTDHILFIAAGAFHMAKPSDLIPELQGRFPIRVELQKLSVEDFVRILVEPDNAIIKQYQALLETEGIQIEFSDDAIRRIAEIAFEVNQNTDNIGARRLHTIMEKLLEDLSFEAPDITLEKITITPQYVDEKLGAISQNKDLSQFIL; encoded by the coding sequence GTGAAAAAAAATGAATTAACTCCCCGTCAAATTGTTGAGCGTCTTGACCAATATATTATTGGCCAAAAAGAAGCCAAACGTGCGGTGGCTGTCGCTTTACGTAACCGGTATCGTCGCAGTAAGTTAGATGAAAAATTACGCGATGAAGTGATTCCGAAAAATATTTTAATGATCGGTCCAACGGGAGTAGGAAAAACGGAAATCGCACGCCGTATAGCAAAGCTCGTTGGTGCTCCGTTTGTAAAAGTAGAAGCGACGAAATTTACTGAAGTCGGTTATGTCGGGCGAGATGTTGAATCGATGGTTCGCGATTTAGTCGAAACGGCTGTCCGAATCGTAAAAGAAGAAAAAATGAACGAAGTGCGAGATCGCGCGGAAGAAAATGCGAATCGACGACTCATCGAATTGCTCGTTCCATCTCCAAAAAAGTCTGGTGGGTATAAAAATCCGTTCGAAATGATTTTTGGTGGGACTTCCTCGACAACAACACCTGAGACGGATGAAAAAGAGGATACCAACATTTACGAACGGAGAAGACAAGTCGCTGAAAAATTGGGCCGTGGCGAATTAGAAGAGGAAATTGTCACTGTGGAAGTTGATGAACAAGCCCCTTCCATGTTTGACTTACTTCAAGGTTCTGGAATGGAGCAAATGGGCATTAATATGCAAGATGCGTTAAGCAGTTTGATGCCAAAACGTAAGAAAAAGCGGAAACTAAAAGTAAAAGAAGCCAGAAAAGTTTTAACGAATGATGAAGCCCAAAAATTAATCGATATGGACGAAGTGACCCAAGAAGCAATTTATCGAGCTGAGCAAACAGGAATTATTTTTATCGATGAAATCGATAAAATTGCAAGTCGCACTTCGAGTCAATCTTCGGCAGATGTATCGCGAGAAGGTGTTCAGCGCGATATTTTACCAATTGTTGAAGGTTCGACTGTTGTAACGAAATACGGTTCAGTAAAAACAGACCATATTTTATTCATTGCCGCTGGAGCTTTTCATATGGCGAAGCCTTCAGATTTAATTCCGGAGCTTCAAGGACGTTTTCCAATTCGTGTTGAGCTACAAAAATTGTCCGTCGAAGACTTTGTTAGAATTTTAGTTGAACCAGATAATGCAATTATTAAACAATATCAAGCATTATTGGAAACTGAAGGTATACAAATTGAATTTTCTGACGATGCTATTCGTAGAATTGCTGAAATCGCTTTTGAAGTTAATCAGAATACGGACAATATTGGAGCGCGCCGTTTGCATACCATTATGGAAAAATTGTTAGAAGATTTGTCGTTTGAAGCACCTGATATTACGCTTGAAAAGATTACGATTACTCCACAATATGTTGATGAAAAACTTGGAGCAATCTCTCAAAATAAAGATTTAAGTCAGTTTATTTTATAG
- the codY gene encoding GTP-sensing pleiotropic transcriptional regulator CodY, whose amino-acid sequence MDLLTKTRKINAMLQKAAGKPVNFKEMAETLSEVIEANIFVVSRRGKLLGFAINQQIENERMKKMLEDRQFPEEYTKSLFNITETSPNLDVYSEYTAFPVENRDLFRNGLTTIVPINGGGERLGTLILARLEEKFHDDDLILAEYGATVVGMEILREKAEEIEEEARSKAVVQMAISSLSYSELEAIEHIFEELNGTEGLLVASKIADRVGITRSVIVNALRKLESAGVIESRSLGMKGTYIKILNDKFLVELEKLRSH is encoded by the coding sequence ATGGACTTATTAACTAAAACACGTAAAATTAATGCAATGTTACAAAAAGCTGCAGGTAAACCTGTAAACTTTAAAGAAATGGCTGAAACATTATCAGAAGTAATTGAAGCAAATATTTTTGTTGTCAGCCGTCGTGGAAAATTATTAGGATTTGCTATTAACCAACAAATTGAAAACGAGCGTATGAAGAAAATGCTTGAGGATCGGCAATTTCCAGAAGAATATACAAAAAGCTTATTTAATATCACGGAAACATCACCTAACTTAGATGTATATAGTGAATACACAGCATTCCCTGTAGAAAACCGTGATCTATTCCGTAACGGATTAACAACAATTGTACCTATTAACGGTGGGGGTGAGCGTCTCGGAACGTTAATTCTCGCTCGCTTAGAAGAAAAATTCCATGACGATGATTTAATCTTAGCCGAGTATGGTGCAACAGTTGTAGGGATGGAAATTTTACGTGAAAAAGCGGAAGAAATTGAAGAGGAAGCACGCAGCAAAGCCGTTGTTCAAATGGCTATCAGCTCCTTATCATACAGTGAATTAGAAGCTATTGAACATATTTTTGAAGAACTAAATGGGACAGAAGGACTACTCGTAGCATCAAAGATTGCTGATCGCGTAGGTATTACTCGATCTGTCATCGTTAATGCTCTTCGTAAATTAGAGAGTGCAGGTGTTATCGAATCTCGTTCATTAGGGATGAAAGGAACTTACATTAAAATTTTAAACGACAAATTCTTAGTGGAGCTTGAAAAATTACGTTCTCATTAA
- the flgB gene encoding flagellar basal body rod protein FlgB, whose translation MKLFSSTITLLEKGLDYSALKQKAISNNIANVDTPNYKAQNVSFRQIFEQERNYQSFSAYRTDKRHFDFQSRQTTTGAFITSQLMNYNHSGNSVDLDKEMADLATNQIYFHALTDRISGKFSSLQTVIKGGK comes from the coding sequence ATGAAGTTATTTTCATCGACAATTACTTTGCTAGAAAAAGGATTAGATTATTCTGCCCTCAAACAAAAGGCGATCTCCAATAATATAGCGAATGTGGATACGCCAAATTATAAAGCCCAAAATGTCAGTTTTCGACAAATATTCGAACAAGAACGGAATTACCAATCGTTCTCTGCTTATCGCACGGACAAAAGGCATTTTGATTTTCAAAGTCGTCAGACAACGACTGGTGCATTTATTACTTCCCAATTGATGAACTACAATCATTCGGGAAATAGTGTTGATTTAGACAAAGAAATGGCAGATTTAGCGACAAATCAAATTTATTTTCATGCCTTAACCGATCGAATCAGCGGTAAGTTTTCTTCATTACAAACCGTTATTAAAGGAGGTAAGTAA
- the flgC gene encoding flagellar basal body rod protein FlgC, with the protein MSIFTSLNITSSALTAQRLRMDVISSNMANVDTTRAQLVNGEWQPYRRKMVVLEPKGHSFASFLRQAMGTNEATKGVKVSKIVEDQTPFKLVYDPNHPDANEDGYVELPNVDPLREMVDLISATRSYEANVTVFNASKGMMMKTLEIGK; encoded by the coding sequence ATGTCGATCTTTACTAGCTTAAATATCACCTCTTCTGCCTTAACCGCTCAGCGATTGCGCATGGATGTTATTTCCTCCAACATGGCGAACGTGGACACAACTAGAGCCCAACTTGTGAATGGCGAATGGCAGCCATACCGCCGGAAAATGGTTGTTCTTGAACCAAAGGGTCATTCATTTGCGTCATTTTTGCGCCAAGCAATGGGAACAAATGAGGCGACTAAAGGGGTGAAAGTGTCGAAAATCGTTGAAGACCAAACCCCTTTTAAACTAGTCTATGATCCCAATCACCCAGATGCTAACGAGGATGGTTATGTTGAATTACCGAACGTTGATCCACTCCGCGAAATGGTTGATTTGATAAGTGCAACACGTTCGTACGAAGCGAACGTAACGGTATTTAATGCGTCTAAAGGAATGATGATGAAAACTCTTGAAATCGGAAAATAA
- the fliE gene encoding flagellar hook-basal body complex protein FliE, producing MLLNEINSNVVSPFRPLSEKKVQKSAFSAQQSFAKVLKQSIEQVNQSQLEADRLTEKLVKGENVELHQVMIAAQKATISLQTAVEIRNKVVEAYQEMMRMQV from the coding sequence ATGCTACTCAATGAAATTAATTCGAATGTTGTTTCTCCTTTTCGACCGTTAAGTGAAAAAAAAGTTCAAAAATCTGCTTTTTCTGCTCAACAATCTTTTGCCAAAGTATTAAAGCAATCCATTGAACAAGTGAACCAATCTCAACTTGAAGCGGATCGTTTAACAGAGAAGTTAGTAAAAGGTGAAAATGTGGAGCTTCATCAAGTGATGATTGCCGCTCAAAAAGCAACGATTTCGTTACAAACAGCTGTAGAAATTCGAAACAAAGTAGTTGAAGCTTATCAAGAGATGATGAGAATGCAAGTATAA